From the genome of Scytonema hofmannii PCC 7110, one region includes:
- a CDS encoding isocitrate lyase/phosphoenolpyruvate mutase family protein, with translation MLPGCNFMPLSAKYSSSTNQLRQLLERPEILVIPGVYDCLGAKLAEQVGFEVLATSGFGIAASTLGLPDYGFLTATEALYTVGRIAQSVTIPLIADMDTGYGNALNVIRTVKDAVQQGIAGVILEDQEWPKKCGHFEGKRVVPMNEHAGKIQAAVQARGDSGLVIIARTDARAPLGLEEAIHRGRAYIDAGADALFVEAPQSVEELQSIASAFPGVPLVANILEGGKTPQLSASELQQMGFKIVFFPVSALLAVTKVMTACFHQLKEQGTTANFQDMVSFKDFQELIGIPKYRQLEQQFLGE, from the coding sequence ATGCTGCCAGGTTGCAACTTTATGCCATTGAGCGCTAAGTACTCATCTTCTACAAATCAACTGCGACAATTACTAGAACGTCCTGAAATCTTGGTGATTCCTGGCGTTTATGATTGTTTGGGAGCAAAGCTTGCCGAACAAGTAGGTTTTGAAGTCTTAGCAACTAGCGGCTTTGGTATTGCAGCTTCTACACTTGGTTTGCCTGACTATGGTTTTCTCACTGCTACCGAAGCCCTATATACCGTGGGACGGATTGCTCAGTCAGTCACTATTCCTCTGATTGCTGATATGGATACTGGCTATGGCAACGCTTTAAACGTTATTAGGACAGTCAAAGATGCCGTACAACAGGGAATTGCTGGAGTGATTTTGGAAGATCAAGAGTGGCCCAAAAAATGCGGTCACTTTGAGGGAAAGCGTGTTGTTCCCATGAATGAACACGCAGGGAAAATTCAAGCAGCAGTTCAAGCACGTGGCGACAGTGGATTGGTTATTATTGCTCGTACTGATGCTCGCGCCCCTCTGGGTTTGGAGGAGGCAATTCATCGAGGTCGTGCTTATATTGATGCTGGGGCAGATGCATTGTTTGTAGAAGCACCTCAATCTGTTGAGGAACTGCAAAGCATAGCTTCAGCTTTTCCTGGTGTGCCATTGGTCGCAAATATTTTAGAAGGTGGCAAAACTCCTCAGCTTTCTGCTTCTGAGTTACAGCAAATGGGCTTTAAGATTGTGTTTTTTCCTGTTTCTGCTTTACTGGCAGTCACAAAAGTTATGACCGCTTGTTTTCATCAGTTAAAAGAACAGGGTACTACTGCTAATTTTCAAGACATGGTTAGCTTCAAAGATTTTCAAGAACTTATTGGTATCCCTAAATACCGTCAACTGGAACAGCAGTTTTTGGGGGAGTAG
- a CDS encoding serine hydrolase, whose translation MSQQTKTKWDKRNQQVAAPPAEVRRMRKVTDPRRQSNVQSHKQAVYSQNRQGYPSAPLRRRVSQPHPKTPSYRQEELSSRSSVLEVPYSQENNLAYRQGGQRSRSAVLEVPYPQPPYPQGKNSNYRRRRRRYKGSLKSLLILRLVALTVIATGLAIMGFGLYTLLGGLYALIHKPVQEQPIQQATSQPTPQPTSLYFVPPPSPNWSATDSRPIPFRQPGHENVGVIYNLRTPPEFKQNQELQTIVNNVVNLAADRGFPTKSLSITLIDAKTGEIAGYQQETLKYPASVAKMFWMVFLYAQITNGVWSDEADFYPYIARMIQESDNEAASFIVDKISDTEFEGRLDAEEFEIWRKKREQVTHFFEQAGYEGINLTHKTYPIASLKLLGPKGSEVRIRKNPDNPKDPFRNEITTFHSARLIYEMCYLQQAISPEVSQKMCGWLKRDLNPEVWKNQQQGFNPIVGFLGQSLADAGVNFYSKAGWTSGTRQEAALVATPDGKTIYILAIGADDSMYAKDWQIYPKMSRFVYEQMVARQPQM comes from the coding sequence GTGAGTCAGCAAACAAAAACGAAATGGGATAAACGCAACCAACAAGTTGCCGCACCACCCGCAGAAGTAAGGCGTATGCGTAAAGTAACTGACCCCAGACGTCAGAGCAACGTTCAATCTCACAAACAGGCAGTATACTCTCAAAACAGACAAGGGTATCCATCCGCACCTTTGAGAAGAAGAGTTTCACAGCCACACCCTAAAACTCCAAGCTACAGGCAAGAGGAGTTAAGCAGCAGATCCTCTGTGCTTGAAGTTCCGTATTCACAGGAAAACAATTTAGCGTACAGACAAGGGGGACAAAGGAGCAGATCCGCAGTTCTCGAAGTTCCGTATCCACAGCCACCATATCCACAAGGCAAAAATTCCAACTACAGAAGGAGAAGACGCCGATATAAAGGTTCTCTCAAAAGTCTTTTAATTTTAAGATTGGTGGCTTTGACGGTGATTGCGACTGGATTGGCAATCATGGGTTTTGGGTTGTATACCTTATTGGGAGGGTTATATGCTCTGATACACAAACCAGTGCAAGAACAACCTATACAACAAGCAACCTCACAGCCAACTCCGCAACCTACTTCTCTATATTTTGTCCCACCGCCCTCCCCTAACTGGTCTGCAACAGATTCCCGACCCATTCCCTTCCGTCAACCGGGACATGAAAATGTAGGAGTTATTTATAATCTCCGAACACCTCCTGAATTTAAGCAGAATCAGGAGTTACAAACAATTGTTAACAATGTTGTTAATTTAGCAGCAGATCGAGGTTTTCCGACAAAGTCTTTATCAATTACTTTAATAGATGCCAAAACTGGTGAAATAGCTGGTTACCAGCAAGAGACATTAAAATATCCTGCTAGTGTAGCGAAGATGTTTTGGATGGTGTTTCTCTACGCACAAATAACCAACGGTGTTTGGTCAGATGAAGCAGATTTTTATCCTTATATTGCTAGGATGATTCAGGAGTCTGATAACGAAGCAGCTAGTTTTATAGTTGATAAAATAAGCGATACGGAATTTGAAGGCAGGCTTGACGCTGAAGAATTTGAAATATGGCGGAAGAAACGCGAGCAGGTCACTCACTTTTTTGAGCAAGCAGGCTATGAAGGTATTAATCTGACTCACAAGACATATCCTATCGCTTCCCTTAAATTGTTAGGACCAAAAGGAAGTGAAGTACGTATAAGAAAGAATCCTGATAATCCGAAAGATCCTTTTCGCAATGAAATCACAACGTTTCATTCTGCAAGACTTATTTATGAAATGTGTTATCTTCAGCAAGCTATTTCACCAGAAGTTAGCCAAAAAATGTGTGGTTGGTTAAAAAGAGATTTGAATCCTGAGGTTTGGAAGAACCAGCAGCAAGGATTTAACCCGATTGTCGGTTTTTTAGGTCAATCGTTAGCAGATGCAGGCGTTAATTTTTATTCTAAAGCCGGTTGGACGAGTGGTACCCGCCAAGAGGCAGCATTAGTAGCAACACCGGATGGGAAAACTATTTATATTTTGGCGATCGGTGCTGACGATTCTATGTATGCTAAAGACTGGCAAATTTATCCAAAAATGTCTCGTTTTGTTTACGAACAAATGGTTGCACGTCAACCACAAATGTAA
- a CDS encoding GIY-YIG nuclease family protein has product MPINDSELQKMAREILDAISFTPFEQCLPLSREFGKIPARPGIYAIRHKTDGLLYIGKTKSLRSRFIGGHKAFLWAWLDKYNSEEVRIAVQPISYWENPALLLELEAIILRSAEPPYNVQIPSEQ; this is encoded by the coding sequence ATGCCGATAAACGACTCTGAACTGCAAAAGATGGCTCGGGAAATTCTTGATGCCATCTCCTTCACTCCCTTTGAGCAATGCCTTCCCTTGAGCCGCGAGTTTGGCAAAATTCCTGCTCGTCCTGGAATCTATGCAATCAGGCACAAAACCGATGGTTTGCTTTACATTGGCAAAACCAAGAGTCTACGGAGTCGTTTCATTGGTGGGCATAAAGCTTTTTTGTGGGCGTGGCTCGACAAATATAACTCGGAAGAGGTTCGTATTGCTGTGCAGCCAATTTCTTACTGGGAAAACCCTGCGCTATTATTAGAGCTAGAAGCTATTATCTTGAGAAGCGCCGAACCTCCCTATAATGTCCAGATCCCAAGCGAACAGTAA
- a CDS encoding 2Fe-2S iron-sulfur cluster-binding protein: protein MSQTYTVRVHDRAKGIVRILQVPDDRYILHTAEKQGVELPFSCRNGACTTCAVRVLSGEIYQPEAVGLSPELRKKGYALLCVSYARSDLEVETQDEDEVYELQFGRYFARGRVRKGLPLDEE, encoded by the coding sequence ATGTCCCAAACTTACACTGTAAGAGTTCACGATCGCGCTAAAGGCATTGTTCGCATATTGCAAGTTCCTGACGATCGCTACATCCTGCATACGGCTGAAAAACAAGGCGTGGAACTGCCGTTTTCTTGTCGAAATGGGGCTTGTACCACTTGTGCTGTTAGGGTACTGTCGGGAGAAATTTACCAACCAGAGGCAGTTGGGCTGTCCCCAGAATTAAGAAAGAAAGGTTATGCTCTGTTATGTGTCAGTTACGCCCGTTCCGATTTAGAGGTAGAAACACAGGACGAAGATGAAGTTTATGAACTACAGTTTGGACGCTATTTTGCTAGGGGGAGAGTTCGGAAGGGTTTACCATTAGATGAAGAGTGA
- a CDS encoding thermonuclease family protein has translation MKSEISLTQRRKDAKVFRITTLLCLLLLVACQPQKKVEDPNRMLVKVAQVVSGQTIEVVGIGEQPSLITQVRLLNIDAPDLQQRPWGDAAKQRLEALIGGEQSVMLEFDVEVKDSFGRTLAYAWKDRVLLNEQLLKEGHGLFAPRSPNNKYDRRLERAQQWARLIGEGIWNPQKPMRLTPGEFRRQYR, from the coding sequence ATGAAGAGTGAAATTAGCCTCACGCAAAGACGCAAAGACGCAAAAGTATTTAGAATTACAACTTTACTGTGTTTATTACTACTGGTAGCTTGTCAACCACAAAAAAAGGTGGAAGATCCGAACCGAATGCTGGTGAAGGTAGCACAGGTTGTGAGCGGGCAAACTATAGAAGTGGTAGGTATAGGCGAACAACCGAGTTTAATTACTCAAGTACGGTTGCTGAATATCGATGCACCCGATTTGCAGCAACGTCCTTGGGGTGATGCTGCAAAACAACGCCTAGAAGCGCTAATTGGAGGCGAACAATCTGTCATGCTGGAGTTTGATGTGGAAGTGAAAGACTCTTTTGGCAGGACTTTGGCTTATGCTTGGAAGGATCGGGTTTTGTTGAACGAACAGTTACTGAAAGAAGGACACGGGCTGTTTGCACCGCGATCGCCCAACAATAAATACGATCGCCGCTTAGAACGTGCTCAACAATGGGCGAGACTCATTGGGGAAGGCATTTGGAACCCGCAAAAACCCATGCGTCTCACTCCTGGTGAATTTCGGCGTCAGTATCGTTAG
- a CDS encoding inositol monophosphatase family protein, with translation MNNLQTFLDIATEAALAAGAVLEGYLGKIEDAVVEKGRPGDLVTAADKASEVVILDIVRRHFPEHSILAEESGKLGNQDNEFLWAIDPLDGTTNFAHQYPFFAVSIGLLIRGIPQVGVIYDPFHDELFRAAQGLGATRNRRPIQVSNTSELSKSLLVTGFAYDRRETSDNNYAEFCHLTHLTQGVRRSGSASLDLAHVACGRIDGYWERGIAPWDIAAGVILLREAGGKVTAYDGSPLDIVSGRILATNSYIHESLSQELIQVPSLPTWSR, from the coding sequence ATGAATAACTTACAAACCTTCTTAGACATTGCTACGGAAGCAGCCCTTGCTGCGGGTGCAGTATTGGAAGGTTATTTAGGGAAGATAGAAGATGCTGTTGTTGAAAAAGGGCGACCTGGGGATTTAGTGACGGCGGCTGATAAAGCTTCAGAGGTTGTTATTCTAGATATTGTGCGGCGTCACTTTCCAGAGCATTCAATTTTAGCTGAGGAATCCGGAAAACTGGGCAATCAAGATAATGAATTTCTTTGGGCGATCGATCCTCTAGACGGTACAACCAACTTTGCCCACCAATACCCCTTCTTTGCTGTTTCTATTGGGCTGTTGATTCGTGGCATACCACAAGTTGGTGTCATTTACGATCCTTTCCATGATGAATTATTCCGTGCGGCGCAGGGTTTGGGTGCGACGCGCAACCGCCGCCCAATTCAAGTTTCAAATACGTCGGAATTAAGTAAGAGTTTGCTAGTTACGGGATTTGCTTACGACCGCCGTGAAACTTCAGACAATAACTACGCAGAATTTTGTCACCTGACCCATCTTACCCAAGGAGTTCGGCGCAGTGGTTCGGCATCTCTAGATTTGGCTCACGTTGCTTGCGGGCGTATCGATGGCTACTGGGAACGAGGGATTGCACCGTGGGATATTGCTGCTGGTGTGATTTTATTAAGAGAAGCTGGGGGGAAGGTAACTGCATATGACGGTAGCCCCTTAGATATAGTATCTGGAAGGATTCTTGCCACTAATAGTTATATTCACGAGAGTCTGAGTCAAGAACTTATACAAGTTCCATCGCTACCTACGTGGAGTCGATAA
- a CDS encoding J domain-containing protein, which translates to MSFKIERGLFRYDFIDHHAILCVSVDADVKDIRKRYLKIARRLHPDSCEAQSSAEKHLAGELLSKLVNPSYEKLSQDKNRAEYLLVMSQMGKRLVQESASVELTTDLAKQLASTPNFEQIYKNAIAKIAETQYDSLQKVQQIIGLVSELNLVYLMRTSGKTFAASQPSAPPKAQTPPSTNNASVPPPPPSPPKEDSAATHYIRRAQELMAKNQLAQARVELQDALKLEPSNSRCHSSIGLVYLKQNQITMAKVHFDRALQLDPKDQTASDGKRKIEQMTGQKPTHGTKPTATSHHGAKQPDKSGGGGLFGGLFGGKKK; encoded by the coding sequence ATGTCATTCAAGATAGAACGCGGTCTTTTTAGATATGATTTTATCGATCATCACGCAATTCTTTGTGTGAGTGTTGACGCGGATGTCAAGGATATTCGCAAACGCTACCTCAAAATCGCTCGCCGCCTTCACCCTGATAGCTGTGAGGCACAGAGCAGTGCTGAAAAGCATCTCGCTGGTGAATTGTTGTCTAAGCTGGTGAACCCATCTTATGAAAAACTCTCTCAAGATAAAAATAGAGCAGAGTACCTTTTAGTAATGTCGCAAATGGGTAAGCGCTTGGTTCAAGAATCGGCTTCTGTGGAACTCACAACAGATTTAGCTAAGCAGCTAGCTAGTACCCCTAATTTTGAACAAATTTATAAAAATGCGATCGCTAAAATTGCTGAAACTCAGTATGATTCTTTACAGAAAGTACAACAGATCATAGGCTTAGTGAGCGAGTTAAATTTGGTTTACTTAATGCGGACATCTGGTAAAACATTTGCCGCCTCACAGCCAAGTGCTCCACCCAAAGCCCAAACACCTCCCTCAACAAACAACGCATCTGTACCCCCACCTCCACCTTCTCCACCCAAAGAAGATTCAGCAGCCACTCATTATATCCGTCGCGCTCAAGAATTGATGGCAAAGAATCAACTGGCACAAGCTAGGGTAGAATTACAAGATGCCCTAAAGCTAGAGCCAAGTAATAGTCGTTGTCATAGCTCGATCGGGTTAGTGTATTTGAAGCAAAATCAAATCACGATGGCAAAGGTTCATTTTGACCGCGCCCTACAATTAGACCCTAAAGACCAAACAGCGTCGGATGGGAAACGCAAAATTGAACAGATGACTGGTCAAAAACCCACTCATGGAACGAAGCCTACAGCAACGTCTCATCATGGGGCTAAACAACCAGATAAATCTGGGGGTGGCGGTTTGTTTGGTGGTTTGTTTGGTGGGAAGAAGAAATAA
- a CDS encoding ATP phosphoribosyltransferase regulatory subunit, giving the protein MVYQPPAGARDLLPLDVAQKRWIEERLQQVFHRWGYHQIITSTLERMDTLMAGGAIQRSTVIQLQNAEDEDLGLRPELTASIARTSVTRMAGVTYPQRLYYKANVFQRTRELKHNRQQEFYQAGVELLGSGGLLADADILLLLANCLEALGLQRWHLILGEAEITRSLIKAFPPNLQGKVRSAIAHLDRITIDSLPLTDELKERARIMLDLRGNPADVLQKASNLGLDEPLQAAVNNLKALVELLYNSVKIHTNSSQGTGMEIILDLSLIQTLDYYTGIVFEVVGDTDGQARVVGRGGRYDNLLELYHPQGENIPGIGFAFLLEDLQQVLLSGGQLPQTTPPINWLVVPEDKSAYTAAFSYAKKLRDSTHLVRVEIDLGGRNADEIREYARDRSIVQIAWIKADGSTMIESVTSDQ; this is encoded by the coding sequence ATGGTGTATCAACCGCCTGCGGGAGCTAGGGATTTATTACCCCTCGATGTGGCTCAAAAACGCTGGATTGAAGAGAGGCTACAACAAGTTTTTCACCGTTGGGGGTATCACCAAATTATTACCTCAACGTTAGAACGTATGGATACGCTTATGGCGGGGGGAGCAATTCAACGCTCAACGGTGATTCAACTGCAAAATGCCGAAGATGAAGATTTGGGGCTGCGTCCAGAACTTACAGCTTCTATTGCTCGCACATCTGTGACACGCATGGCGGGTGTAACCTACCCCCAGCGCCTGTACTACAAGGCCAATGTTTTCCAACGCACGCGAGAGTTGAAGCACAACCGCCAACAGGAATTTTATCAAGCTGGCGTGGAATTACTTGGAAGCGGAGGATTGCTTGCAGATGCAGATATTTTGCTGTTGCTAGCAAATTGTTTGGAAGCTCTGGGTTTACAACGGTGGCACTTAATTCTAGGCGAGGCAGAAATTACTCGATCGCTCATAAAGGCTTTTCCCCCAAATTTACAAGGGAAAGTACGGAGTGCGATCGCTCACCTAGATCGCATTACAATAGACTCCTTGCCTCTAACCGACGAACTCAAAGAACGTGCCAGAATCATGCTGGATTTGCGAGGTAATCCTGCTGATGTCTTGCAAAAAGCGAGCAATTTGGGTTTAGATGAGCCTTTACAAGCGGCAGTAAATAACCTGAAAGCATTAGTAGAATTACTATATAATTCAGTAAAAATACATACGAATTCCTCTCAAGGGACAGGGATGGAAATCATCCTTGACCTAAGCTTAATTCAAACCTTGGATTACTACACAGGTATTGTATTTGAGGTAGTTGGCGATACAGATGGGCAAGCAAGGGTTGTGGGGCGAGGCGGTCGCTACGATAATCTTTTAGAGCTTTATCATCCACAAGGAGAAAATATACCTGGAATTGGTTTTGCATTTCTCCTAGAAGATTTACAACAAGTTCTCCTATCTGGCGGTCAATTACCACAAACAACGCCACCGATTAATTGGTTGGTGGTACCAGAAGATAAGAGTGCATATACTGCGGCTTTCTCTTACGCCAAAAAACTCCGAGATTCCACCCATTTAGTCAGGGTGGAAATAGATTTGGGAGGACGGAATGCAGACGAAATTCGAGAATATGCACGCGATCGTAGTATTGTCCAGATTGCTTGGATCAAAGCTGATGGTTCTACAATGATTGAATCAGTGACCAGTGACCAGTGA
- a CDS encoding indolepyruvate ferredoxin oxidoreductase subunit alpha, with amino-acid sequence MPHTIVTDVCEGVADCVDACPVACIHPGPGKNLKGTDWYWIDYATCIDCGICIQVCPVEGAIVPEERPDLQKTPS; translated from the coding sequence ATGCCGCACACTATTGTTACTGACGTTTGTGAAGGCGTCGCAGATTGCGTAGATGCTTGTCCGGTAGCTTGCATTCATCCCGGTCCTGGCAAGAATCTCAAGGGAACTGATTGGTATTGGATTGACTATGCCACTTGTATCGATTGTGGCATCTGCATTCAAGTTTGCCCTGTAGAAGGGGCGATTGTTCCAGAAGAACGACCAGATTTGCAAAAAACTCCTTCTTAA
- a CDS encoding cysteine desulfurase-like protein yields MVDLDLKWIRDRFPALSQEIDGQPVIFFDGPGGTQVPSSVVNAIAEYLMKSNANTHGAFVTSERTDALVVSARTAVADLLGCDADEVVFGPNMTTLTFTISRAIGRKLQPGDEIIVTKLDHYANVSPWYALSEQGAVIRTVDINVEDCTLDMNHLKQQINERTRLIAVGYASNAVGTINNIAEVVKLARAVGAMVFVDAVHYVPHGLVDVRSLDCDFLTCSAYKFFGPHVGVMYAKREHLTRLHPYKVQPAPEEIPSRWETGTQNFEGLAGMVAAIDYLAEIGHQVLPSVENRRQALVAAMLGIKQYEKELSHKLVSGLLQTPGVTLYGITNPTNFDWRTPTFGIRLAKHTPQTVARALGDRGIFTWNGNFYALGLTEKLGVESSGGLLRLGLIHYNTVEEIHRLLAVLKNSTLATG; encoded by the coding sequence ATGGTTGACCTAGATTTAAAGTGGATACGCGATCGCTTTCCTGCTCTCTCCCAAGAGATCGATGGTCAACCTGTGATTTTTTTTGATGGACCTGGTGGTACTCAAGTCCCAAGCTCTGTAGTCAATGCGATCGCAGAATACTTGATGAAGTCAAATGCAAACACTCATGGAGCTTTTGTAACAAGTGAGAGGACAGATGCACTTGTGGTATCAGCACGTACAGCAGTCGCCGATCTGTTAGGCTGTGATGCTGACGAAGTCGTCTTTGGTCCTAACATGACCACACTTACTTTTACAATAAGTCGAGCCATTGGTCGAAAACTACAACCCGGTGATGAAATCATCGTTACCAAACTTGACCACTATGCCAATGTCTCTCCTTGGTACGCACTTTCCGAACAAGGTGCTGTTATTCGTACAGTTGATATCAATGTAGAAGACTGTACCCTAGACATGAACCATCTCAAGCAGCAAATCAACGAACGGACGCGACTAATAGCAGTGGGGTATGCATCCAATGCCGTAGGTACAATCAACAACATTGCAGAAGTCGTAAAACTCGCTCGTGCTGTTGGAGCAATGGTTTTTGTAGATGCCGTTCACTACGTACCTCACGGTTTAGTAGACGTGCGATCGCTCGACTGCGACTTTCTCACTTGTTCCGCCTATAAATTCTTTGGGCCCCATGTGGGTGTGATGTATGCGAAACGCGAACATCTGACTCGCCTGCACCCTTACAAAGTACAACCCGCCCCAGAAGAAATTCCCTCACGTTGGGAAACTGGGACTCAAAACTTTGAAGGGCTTGCAGGGATGGTAGCAGCAATTGACTACTTAGCTGAAATAGGTCACCAGGTTTTACCTAGTGTTGAAAATCGGCGACAAGCCCTAGTTGCCGCCATGCTGGGAATTAAGCAGTATGAAAAAGAACTCAGCCACAAGTTGGTTTCAGGGTTGCTACAAACTCCCGGTGTAACTCTCTATGGTATTACCAATCCAACCAACTTTGATTGGCGAACACCAACTTTTGGAATTCGATTAGCTAAACACACTCCTCAGACAGTTGCTAGAGCTTTAGGCGATCGCGGTATTTTTACCTGGAACGGCAACTTTTACGCACTTGGTCTAACTGAGAAATTAGGCGTCGAATCAAGCGGAGGACTTCTGCGGCTTGGGCTAATACACTACAACACTGTTGAAGAAATTCATCGTTTGTTGGCAGTACTTAAGAACAGTACCTTGGCAACTGGATGA
- a CDS encoding 2OG-Fe dioxygenase family protein, protein MLELRKDVFDCITSYALESVAAVNVYNIKQFYNNLPVDPYIKDNYRFRRLSHFKVVEEGLIKLPHRALYQAKKYNPLLGNVVREFAEIEDELIHIKDFQRIILEFFEFCKICSTYTEVAVHQIRTVAYPEKMGNPAPEGIHRDGVDMIGIFAVNREGIEGGETHLYKSKSDNPIFTKILNPGELLVFSDRNLFHFTTTIKALSAENGVRDVFVITCPGLNPEDNKGG, encoded by the coding sequence ATGTTAGAATTAAGAAAAGATGTTTTTGATTGCATCACTAGCTATGCTTTGGAAAGCGTTGCTGCTGTCAACGTGTATAACATAAAGCAGTTTTATAACAATCTGCCTGTAGATCCATATATAAAAGATAATTACCGCTTTAGGCGCTTATCTCATTTCAAGGTTGTAGAAGAGGGTTTAATCAAATTACCTCATAGAGCTTTATATCAGGCAAAAAAATACAATCCTTTGCTAGGTAATGTCGTCAGAGAGTTTGCAGAAATTGAGGATGAACTTATACACATTAAGGACTTTCAAAGAATTATTCTGGAATTTTTTGAGTTCTGCAAAATTTGCTCAACTTATACAGAAGTTGCAGTTCATCAAATTAGAACCGTTGCCTACCCAGAGAAAATGGGAAACCCAGCACCTGAAGGAATTCACAGGGACGGAGTTGATATGATCGGGATTTTTGCTGTGAATAGAGAGGGAATTGAAGGAGGCGAAACTCATCTCTATAAATCTAAGAGCGACAACCCAATTTTTACCAAAATTCTCAATCCTGGAGAATTGCTCGTGTTTAGCGATCGCAACTTATTCCACTTTACGACTACTATCAAAGCACTCTCTGCGGAAAATGGGGTGAGGGATGTGTTTGTGATAACTTGTCCGGGGTTAAATCCTGAGGATAATAAAGGGGGCTAG
- a CDS encoding DNA-methyltransferase, with protein MPELSQTFPLDNIPLQSSGSGDIQRPKSCIVPPDAIISECCKQAFISYKTSAELHPLLLHGDAFVILRDLPDACIDFAMTSPPYWGKREYENGGIGLEDNYQDYVKHLSAVFLELKRVLKPEGSFWLNLGDTYDGKSLVGIPWRVAFDLIDKQGWLLRNDVIWNKLKGGMSNSKDRLGNVHENVFHFVKQAKGYYYNADAIRSKPREAKVVNGVVVSATGVSGVRYKRQIELSTSLTPTEKKAALEALE; from the coding sequence TTGCCTGAGCTATCCCAAACCTTTCCTCTTGATAACATTCCCCTGCAAAGCAGTGGTTCGGGAGATATACAGCGACCCAAATCTTGTATAGTGCCACCAGACGCTATCATTTCAGAGTGCTGCAAGCAAGCATTTATAAGCTATAAAACGAGTGCAGAACTTCACCCATTATTGTTACATGGCGATGCTTTCGTGATTCTGCGCGATTTACCAGATGCTTGTATTGACTTTGCCATGACTTCGCCCCCCTATTGGGGAAAACGGGAGTACGAGAACGGCGGCATTGGCTTAGAAGATAATTACCAGGACTACGTAAAACATCTTTCCGCTGTTTTCCTAGAACTAAAGCGTGTTTTGAAACCAGAAGGCTCTTTCTGGCTGAATCTAGGCGACACCTATGACGGCAAAAGCTTGGTTGGCATTCCGTGGCGCGTAGCATTCGATCTGATCGATAAGCAAGGCTGGCTCCTGCGTAATGATGTCATATGGAACAAGCTTAAAGGAGGCATGAGCAACAGCAAAGATCGGCTAGGAAATGTTCATGAGAACGTTTTTCATTTCGTTAAGCAGGCAAAAGGTTACTACTACAATGCTGATGCGATAAGATCTAAACCCCGCGAAGCAAAAGTAGTAAATGGTGTGGTTGTTTCTGCAACCGGTGTTTCTGGTGTTCGTTACAAGAGACAGATTGAATTATCTACTTCCCTCACGCCTACCGAGAAGAAAGCTGCTTTAGAAGCATTAGAATAA